In the genome of Oncorhynchus clarkii lewisi isolate Uvic-CL-2024 chromosome 22, UVic_Ocla_1.0, whole genome shotgun sequence, one region contains:
- the LOC139380607 gene encoding guanine nucleotide exchange factor DBS-like isoform X12, with protein sequence MALNQVSLLCHNVSNLWLKLQNRTDEIMQQESSPLCAIDITPDLRKQFAYLSGGRGQNGSPIIVFPEFPAFGEIQEREFHNVLTYLTSIPSLSAAGVGFILVIDRRQDRWAAVKGTLLRIAGSFPGNLQLVLVLRPTTLFQRTLSDILFKFNKDEFKMKVPMIMLSSVTELHSYIDRTQLTTELGGTQEYCHEKWISHRTAIEGFALMVKRTAQILQSFGTELAETELPNDIQATSNLLGTHINKKSKMKEDLLVALGQGSRLLESINEPVVRDPDHNMNQDELENLATVQRLLSQLNETERAFDEFWERHKTKLEQCLLLRHFEHNYREVRCLLDQVAERLTAFSEVGISPAHADHIFRELSSHEERVCEVLDRAQALAREGDELIHNTHYAEDSIQPKCIELRAVNEELSTYLRAKKDHLLRAIELHHSLERAAKWCDDGIYLLASQPVDKCQSHDGAESALQEIERYLDTAGQNKLTDPSAICRDYETVLNLEFRDQVEKVFQKQVSMQEMFEKRRVSLKKLAAKHTRPVQPVAPRPEAIKSPLSSPAKRVLEKSCSEGDSVNRVSCRKVEGQLQSNRSASMSEEDENLAILRKHVMNELLETERAYVEELLCVLQGYASEMDNPAMASLMPIPLQNKKDVLFGNMPEIYHFHKRTFLRELEEYEDCPELVGRCFLERMTDLQIYEKYCQNKPRSESLWRQCSDCSFFQECQKKLEHKLGLDSYLLKPVQRITKYQLLLKELLKYSKGCEGSEDLQEALTSILGILKAVNDSMHLIAITGYDGNMGDLGRLLMQGSFSVWTEHKKGHAKVKDLARFKPMQRHLFLHEKALLFCKRREENGEGYEKAPSYSFKQSLNMSAVGITENAKGDNKKFEVWCNSREEVYIVQAPTSEVKTTWVKEIRKVLTTQLEAYREASQQRPSDGLFQFPSGAGAPVSLSPFRRGERSMKEKKGEPSSPDANSCSFPKTKEEAATSPTSDRAAVAKKRFTLQGFSNFNKDLSPPDNKSLTLPRIPFSPSGSPTSPDHKTKRHEIKSDPTPFGFKDPGPHAHLHLGRVRWFSTSSLLQAKRRGWTKGSLSLDANEENDGYSSPEEPLNSDPEDEEGKKLCAGKYTVVSDYEKGEGQDLSVKSGETVQLIKEGDDGQWFVKNLKTKQEGWVAAANILTLIGESKSCQSLTSSEGSGSGNLSTSSSCCETYTSFSDIKP encoded by the exons ATGGCCCTGAACCAAGTGTCCCTGCTCTGTCACAACGTCAGCAACCTGTGGCTGAAGCTCCAGAACAGGACAG ATGAGATCATGCAGCAGGAGAGCAGTCCCCTCTGTGCCATCGACATCACCCCTGACCTCAGGAAGCAGTTTGCCTACCTCTCAG GGGGCCGAGGGCAGAACGGCAGCCCCATCATTGTGTTCCCAGAGTTTCCTGCATTCGGAGAAATCCAGGAGAGGGAGTTCCACAACGTGCTCACATACCTGACCAGCATCCCCAG TCTGTCTGCGGCAGGAGTGGGTTTTATCCTGGTGATTGACCGGCGGCAGGACCGATGGGCGGCCGTCAAGGGGACCCTGCTCCGCATTGCA ggtTCGTTCCCAGGGAACCTGCAGTTAGTTCTGGTATTGAGGCCCACCACCTTATTCCAGAGGACACTCTCAGACATCTTGTTCAAGTTCAACAAGGATGAGTTCAAGATGAAGGTGCCG ATGATTATGCTGAGTTCTGTGACTGAGCTCCACTCCTACATAGACCGGACACAACTGACTACTGAGTTGGGAGGAACCCAGGAGTACTGCCACGAGAAGTGGATCTCACACCGTACC GCCATTGAGGGCTTTGCTCTGATGGTAAAGAGAACAGCTCAGATCCTGCAGTCGTTTGGGACAGAGCTAGCAGAGACCGAACTACCCAATGACATCCAGGCTACCAGCAACCTACTGGGGACACACATCAACAAGAAAAGCAAGATGAAG GAGGATCTGCTGGTGGCTTTAGGACAGGGCAGCAGACTGTTGGAGAGTATTAATGAGCCAGTGGTGAGAGACCCAGACCACAACATGAACCAGGACGAACTGGAGAACCTGGCCACCGTACAGAG ACTGCTTTCCCAGTTGAATGAGACAGAACGGGCATTTGATGAGTTCTGGGAGAGACATAAGACCAAGCTGGAGCAATGTCTGCTACTCCGTCACTTTGAACACAACTACAGAGAG GTGAGGTGTCTGCTGGACCAGGTGGCAGAGAGATTGACAGCTTTCTCGGAGGTGGGGATAAGCCCAGCCCACGCTGATCACATCTTCCGCGAGCTGAGCAGCCACGAGGAGAGAGTCTGT GAGGTACTGGACCGAGCCCAGGCTCTGGCCCGTGAGGGTGACGAGTTGATTCATAACACCCACTATGCTGAGGACTCCATCCAGCCCAAATGCATTGAGCTCCGAGCCGTGAACGAGGAACTGAGCACTTACCTGAGAGCAAAGAAAGACCACTTACTCAGAGCTATAGAGCTGCACCACAGcctggagagg gcTGCTAAGTGGTGTGATGATGGCATCTACCTGCTGGCCTCTCAGCCCGTGGACAAGTGTCAGTCACATGACGGGGCGGAGTCAGCGCTGCAGGAGATTGAGCGATACCTGGATACAGCAGGACAGAACAAACTGACTGATCCTAGTGCCATCTGCAGGGACTACGAAACAGTGCTCAACCTGGAGTTCAGA gaCCAAGTGGAGAAGGTGTTCCAGAAGCAGGTGTCCATGCAGGAGATGTTTGAGAAGAGGAGGGTCAGTCTGAAGAAGCTAGCAGCCAAACACACCAGGCCAGTCCAGCCTGTGGCCCCAAGGCCTGAAGCCATCAAGTCCCCACTGTCCTCGCCAG CAAAGAGAGTGCTGGAGAAGAGCTGCTCAGAGGGAGACTCTGTGAACAGGGTCAGCTGTAGAAAA GTGGAGGGCCAGCTACAGAGCAACAGAAGTGCCTCTATGTCAGAGGAGGACGAGAACCTGGCCATCCTCAGAAA ACATGTAATGAATGAGCTGCTGGAGACAGAGAGGGCATACGTGGAGGAACTGCTCTGTGTTCTACAG GGCTATGCCTCAGAGATGGACAACCCAGCCATGGCCAGTCTCATGCCCATTCCTCTGCAAAACAAGAAAGATGTGCTGTTTGGCAACATGCCAGAGATCTACCACTTCCACAAGAG GACCTTTCTGAGGGAGTTGGAAGAGTACGAAGACTGCCCGGAACTTGTGGGTCGGTGTTTTCTGGAGAGG ATGACAGACCTGCAGATCTATGAGAAGTATTGTCAGAATAAACCTCGCTCTGAGAGCTTGTGGAGACAGTGCTCCGACTGCTCCTTCTTCCAg GAGTGTCAGAAGAAGCTGGAACATAAACTGGGTTTGGACTCCTATCTCCTGAAACCGGTCCAGAGGATCACCAAATACCAGCTCCTGTTGAAG GAGCTGCTGAAGTACAGTAAGGGCTGTGAGGGGTCAGAAGACCTGCAGGAGGCGCTCACCTCCATCCTGGGCATCCTGAAGGCTGTCAACGACTCCATGCACCTCATCGCTATCACTGGATACGAT GGTAACATGGGCGACCTGGGACGGCTGCTGATGCAGGGGTCATTCAGTGTGTGGACAGAACACAAGAAAGGTCATGCCAAGGTCAAGGACCTGGCCCGCTTTAAGCCCATGCAGAGACACCTGTTCCTGCATGAGAAGGCCCTGCTCTTCTGTAAGAGACGGGAGGAGAACGGGGAGGGCTACGAGAAAGCCCCCTCCTACAGCTTCAAACAGTCCCTCAac ATGAGTGCTGTGGGCATCACTGAGAACGCCAAAGGTGACAACAAGAAGTTTGAGGTCTGGTGCAACTCACGGGAGGAGGTGTACATCGTTCAG GCCCCAACGTCTGAGGTAAAAACAACGTGGGTGAAGGAGATCCGGAAGGTTCTGACAACGCAGCTGGAAGCCTACAGAG AAGCCAGTCAACAGAGGCCGTCAGACGGACTGTTCCAGTTCCCCTCTGGTGCTGGAGCACCTGTCAGCCTCAG tccatttagaagaggggagaggagcatGAAGGAGAAGAAGGGAGAACCCAGCAGCCCTGACGCTAACTCCTGCTCCTTCCCAAAGACCAAAG AAGAAGCAGCGACCAGTCCTACCTCAGACAGAGCAGCTGTGGCTAAAAAGCGTTTTACCTTGCAGGGCTTCAGCAACTTCAACAAAG ACCTCTCGCCTCCTGACAATAAAAGCTTAACTTTACCCAGGATTCCCTTCTCTCCATCAG GATCTCCCACAAGCCCTGACCATAAAACCAAACGTCATGAGATAAAGAGTGATCCTACTCCGTTCGGCTTTAAAG ACCCAGGCCCTCACGCTCACCTCCACCTGGGCAGAGTCAGGTGGTTCAGCACCTCGAGTCTCTTACAGGCCAAGAGGAGAG GATGGACCAAGGGCTCTCTCTCATTGGACGCCAATGAGGAGAATGATGGCTACTCTAGCCCTGAAGAGCCCCTGAACTCAGACCCCGAGGACGAGGAGGGAAAGAaacta TGTGCAGGGAAGTACACAGTGGTGTCTGACTATGAGAAGGGAGAAGGCCAGGACCTGTCAGTCAAGAGTGGTGAAACGGTGCAGCTGATCAAGGAGGGAGATGACGGACAGTG gttTGTGAAGAACTTGAAGACCAAGCAGGAGGGCTGGGTGGCTGCAGCCAACATTCTCACCCTGATTGGAGAGTCCAAGTCCTGCCAGTCTCTCACCAGCTCAG AGGGCAGTGGCTCAGGGAACCTCAGCACTTCATCCAGCTGCTGTGAGACTTACACCAGCTTCTCTGACATCAAGCCCTGA
- the LOC139380607 gene encoding guanine nucleotide exchange factor DBS-like isoform X21 yields the protein MSVHEFLREGAGEVPSRIMNRLSQMIQSLDISGLASPFTPEASRRNSWRDWNDEIMQQESSPLCAIDITPDLRKQFAYLSGGRGQNGSPIIVFPEFPAFGEIQEREFHNVLTYLTSIPSLSAAGVGFILVIDRRQDRWAAVKGTLLRIAGSFPGNLQLVLVLRPTTLFQRTLSDILFKFNKDEFKMKVPMIMLSSVTELHSYIDRTQLTTELGGTQEYCHEKWISHRTAIEGFALMVKRTAQILQSFGTELAETELPNDIQATSNLLGTHINKKSKMKEDLLVALGQGSRLLESINEPVVRDPDHNMNQDELENLATVQRLLSQLNETERAFDEFWERHKTKLEQCLLLRHFEHNYREVRCLLDQVAERLTAFSEVGISPAHADHIFRELSSHEERVCEVLDRAQALAREGDELIHNTHYAEDSIQPKCIELRAVNEELSTYLRAKKDHLLRAIELHHSLERAAKWCDDGIYLLASQPVDKCQSHDGAESALQEIERYLDTAGQNKLTDPSAICRDYETVLNLEFRDQVEKVFQKQVSMQEMFEKRRVSLKKLAAKHTRPVQPVAPRPEAIKSPLSSPAKRVLEKSCSEGDSVNRVSCRKVEGQLQSNRSASMSEEDENLAILRKHVMNELLETERAYVEELLCVLQGYASEMDNPAMASLMPIPLQNKKDVLFGNMPEIYHFHKRTFLRELEEYEDCPELVGRCFLERMTDLQIYEKYCQNKPRSESLWRQCSDCSFFQECQKKLEHKLGLDSYLLKPVQRITKYQLLLKELLKYSKGCEGSEDLQEALTSILGILKAVNDSMHLIAITGYDGNMGDLGRLLMQGSFSVWTEHKKGHAKVKDLARFKPMQRHLFLHEKALLFCKRREENGEGYEKAPSYSFKQSLNMSAVGITENAKGDNKKFEVWCNSREEVYIVQAPTSEVKTTWVKEIRKVLTTQLEAYREASQQRPSDGLFQFPSGAGAPVSLSPFRRGERSMKEKKGEPSSPDANSCSFPKTKEEAATSPTSDRAAVAKKRFTLQGFSNFNKGSPTSPDHKTKRHEIKSDPTPFGFKGWTKGSLSLDANEENDGYSSPEEPLNSDPEDEEGKKLCAGKYTVVSDYEKGEGQDLSVKSGETVQLIKEGDDGQWFVKNLKTKQEGWVAAANILTLIGESKSCQSLTSSEGSGSGNLSTSSSCCETYTSFSDIKP from the exons ATGAGATCATGCAGCAGGAGAGCAGTCCCCTCTGTGCCATCGACATCACCCCTGACCTCAGGAAGCAGTTTGCCTACCTCTCAG GGGGCCGAGGGCAGAACGGCAGCCCCATCATTGTGTTCCCAGAGTTTCCTGCATTCGGAGAAATCCAGGAGAGGGAGTTCCACAACGTGCTCACATACCTGACCAGCATCCCCAG TCTGTCTGCGGCAGGAGTGGGTTTTATCCTGGTGATTGACCGGCGGCAGGACCGATGGGCGGCCGTCAAGGGGACCCTGCTCCGCATTGCA ggtTCGTTCCCAGGGAACCTGCAGTTAGTTCTGGTATTGAGGCCCACCACCTTATTCCAGAGGACACTCTCAGACATCTTGTTCAAGTTCAACAAGGATGAGTTCAAGATGAAGGTGCCG ATGATTATGCTGAGTTCTGTGACTGAGCTCCACTCCTACATAGACCGGACACAACTGACTACTGAGTTGGGAGGAACCCAGGAGTACTGCCACGAGAAGTGGATCTCACACCGTACC GCCATTGAGGGCTTTGCTCTGATGGTAAAGAGAACAGCTCAGATCCTGCAGTCGTTTGGGACAGAGCTAGCAGAGACCGAACTACCCAATGACATCCAGGCTACCAGCAACCTACTGGGGACACACATCAACAAGAAAAGCAAGATGAAG GAGGATCTGCTGGTGGCTTTAGGACAGGGCAGCAGACTGTTGGAGAGTATTAATGAGCCAGTGGTGAGAGACCCAGACCACAACATGAACCAGGACGAACTGGAGAACCTGGCCACCGTACAGAG ACTGCTTTCCCAGTTGAATGAGACAGAACGGGCATTTGATGAGTTCTGGGAGAGACATAAGACCAAGCTGGAGCAATGTCTGCTACTCCGTCACTTTGAACACAACTACAGAGAG GTGAGGTGTCTGCTGGACCAGGTGGCAGAGAGATTGACAGCTTTCTCGGAGGTGGGGATAAGCCCAGCCCACGCTGATCACATCTTCCGCGAGCTGAGCAGCCACGAGGAGAGAGTCTGT GAGGTACTGGACCGAGCCCAGGCTCTGGCCCGTGAGGGTGACGAGTTGATTCATAACACCCACTATGCTGAGGACTCCATCCAGCCCAAATGCATTGAGCTCCGAGCCGTGAACGAGGAACTGAGCACTTACCTGAGAGCAAAGAAAGACCACTTACTCAGAGCTATAGAGCTGCACCACAGcctggagagg gcTGCTAAGTGGTGTGATGATGGCATCTACCTGCTGGCCTCTCAGCCCGTGGACAAGTGTCAGTCACATGACGGGGCGGAGTCAGCGCTGCAGGAGATTGAGCGATACCTGGATACAGCAGGACAGAACAAACTGACTGATCCTAGTGCCATCTGCAGGGACTACGAAACAGTGCTCAACCTGGAGTTCAGA gaCCAAGTGGAGAAGGTGTTCCAGAAGCAGGTGTCCATGCAGGAGATGTTTGAGAAGAGGAGGGTCAGTCTGAAGAAGCTAGCAGCCAAACACACCAGGCCAGTCCAGCCTGTGGCCCCAAGGCCTGAAGCCATCAAGTCCCCACTGTCCTCGCCAG CAAAGAGAGTGCTGGAGAAGAGCTGCTCAGAGGGAGACTCTGTGAACAGGGTCAGCTGTAGAAAA GTGGAGGGCCAGCTACAGAGCAACAGAAGTGCCTCTATGTCAGAGGAGGACGAGAACCTGGCCATCCTCAGAAA ACATGTAATGAATGAGCTGCTGGAGACAGAGAGGGCATACGTGGAGGAACTGCTCTGTGTTCTACAG GGCTATGCCTCAGAGATGGACAACCCAGCCATGGCCAGTCTCATGCCCATTCCTCTGCAAAACAAGAAAGATGTGCTGTTTGGCAACATGCCAGAGATCTACCACTTCCACAAGAG GACCTTTCTGAGGGAGTTGGAAGAGTACGAAGACTGCCCGGAACTTGTGGGTCGGTGTTTTCTGGAGAGG ATGACAGACCTGCAGATCTATGAGAAGTATTGTCAGAATAAACCTCGCTCTGAGAGCTTGTGGAGACAGTGCTCCGACTGCTCCTTCTTCCAg GAGTGTCAGAAGAAGCTGGAACATAAACTGGGTTTGGACTCCTATCTCCTGAAACCGGTCCAGAGGATCACCAAATACCAGCTCCTGTTGAAG GAGCTGCTGAAGTACAGTAAGGGCTGTGAGGGGTCAGAAGACCTGCAGGAGGCGCTCACCTCCATCCTGGGCATCCTGAAGGCTGTCAACGACTCCATGCACCTCATCGCTATCACTGGATACGAT GGTAACATGGGCGACCTGGGACGGCTGCTGATGCAGGGGTCATTCAGTGTGTGGACAGAACACAAGAAAGGTCATGCCAAGGTCAAGGACCTGGCCCGCTTTAAGCCCATGCAGAGACACCTGTTCCTGCATGAGAAGGCCCTGCTCTTCTGTAAGAGACGGGAGGAGAACGGGGAGGGCTACGAGAAAGCCCCCTCCTACAGCTTCAAACAGTCCCTCAac ATGAGTGCTGTGGGCATCACTGAGAACGCCAAAGGTGACAACAAGAAGTTTGAGGTCTGGTGCAACTCACGGGAGGAGGTGTACATCGTTCAG GCCCCAACGTCTGAGGTAAAAACAACGTGGGTGAAGGAGATCCGGAAGGTTCTGACAACGCAGCTGGAAGCCTACAGAG AAGCCAGTCAACAGAGGCCGTCAGACGGACTGTTCCAGTTCCCCTCTGGTGCTGGAGCACCTGTCAGCCTCAG tccatttagaagaggggagaggagcatGAAGGAGAAGAAGGGAGAACCCAGCAGCCCTGACGCTAACTCCTGCTCCTTCCCAAAGACCAAAG AAGAAGCAGCGACCAGTCCTACCTCAGACAGAGCAGCTGTGGCTAAAAAGCGTTTTACCTTGCAGGGCTTCAGCAACTTCAACAAAG GATCTCCCACAAGCCCTGACCATAAAACCAAACGTCATGAGATAAAGAGTGATCCTACTCCGTTCGGCTTTAAAG GATGGACCAAGGGCTCTCTCTCATTGGACGCCAATGAGGAGAATGATGGCTACTCTAGCCCTGAAGAGCCCCTGAACTCAGACCCCGAGGACGAGGAGGGAAAGAaacta TGTGCAGGGAAGTACACAGTGGTGTCTGACTATGAGAAGGGAGAAGGCCAGGACCTGTCAGTCAAGAGTGGTGAAACGGTGCAGCTGATCAAGGAGGGAGATGACGGACAGTG gttTGTGAAGAACTTGAAGACCAAGCAGGAGGGCTGGGTGGCTGCAGCCAACATTCTCACCCTGATTGGAGAGTCCAAGTCCTGCCAGTCTCTCACCAGCTCAG AGGGCAGTGGCTCAGGGAACCTCAGCACTTCATCCAGCTGCTGTGAGACTTACACCAGCTTCTCTGACATCAAGCCCTGA
- the LOC139380607 gene encoding guanine nucleotide exchange factor DBS-like isoform X19, translated as MILWMKTEEMALGTMLESLRLVTQNIDEIMQQESSPLCAIDITPDLRKQFAYLSGGRGQNGSPIIVFPEFPAFGEIQEREFHNVLTYLTSIPSLSAAGVGFILVIDRRQDRWAAVKGTLLRIAGSFPGNLQLVLVLRPTTLFQRTLSDILFKFNKDEFKMKVPMIMLSSVTELHSYIDRTQLTTELGGTQEYCHEKWISHRTAIEGFALMVKRTAQILQSFGTELAETELPNDIQATSNLLGTHINKKSKMKEDLLVALGQGSRLLESINEPVVRDPDHNMNQDELENLATVQRLLSQLNETERAFDEFWERHKTKLEQCLLLRHFEHNYREVRCLLDQVAERLTAFSEVGISPAHADHIFRELSSHEERVCEVLDRAQALAREGDELIHNTHYAEDSIQPKCIELRAVNEELSTYLRAKKDHLLRAIELHHSLERAAKWCDDGIYLLASQPVDKCQSHDGAESALQEIERYLDTAGQNKLTDPSAICRDYETVLNLEFRDQVEKVFQKQVSMQEMFEKRRVSLKKLAAKHTRPVQPVAPRPEAIKSPLSSPAKRVLEKSCSEGDSVNRVSCRKVEGQLQSNRSASMSEEDENLAILRKHVMNELLETERAYVEELLCVLQGYASEMDNPAMASLMPIPLQNKKDVLFGNMPEIYHFHKRTFLRELEEYEDCPELVGRCFLERMTDLQIYEKYCQNKPRSESLWRQCSDCSFFQECQKKLEHKLGLDSYLLKPVQRITKYQLLLKELLKYSKGCEGSEDLQEALTSILGILKAVNDSMHLIAITGYDGNMGDLGRLLMQGSFSVWTEHKKGHAKVKDLARFKPMQRHLFLHEKALLFCKRREENGEGYEKAPSYSFKQSLNMSAVGITENAKGDNKKFEVWCNSREEVYIVQAPTSEVKTTWVKEIRKVLTTQLEAYREASQQRPSDGLFQFPSGAGAPVSLSPFRRGERSMKEKKGEPSSPDANSCSFPKTKEEAATSPTSDRAAVAKKRFTLQGFSNFNKDLSPPDNKSLTLPRIPFSPSGSPTSPDHKTKRHEIKSDPTPFGFKDPGPHAHLHLGRVRWFSTSSLLQAKRRGWTKGSLSLDANEENDGYSSPEEPLNSDPEDEEGKKLCAGKYTVVSDYEKGEGQDLSVKSGETVQLIKEGDDGQWFVKNLKTKQEGWVAAANILTLIGESKSCQSLTSSEGSGSGNLSTSSSCCETYTSFSDIKP; from the exons ATGAGATCATGCAGCAGGAGAGCAGTCCCCTCTGTGCCATCGACATCACCCCTGACCTCAGGAAGCAGTTTGCCTACCTCTCAG GGGGCCGAGGGCAGAACGGCAGCCCCATCATTGTGTTCCCAGAGTTTCCTGCATTCGGAGAAATCCAGGAGAGGGAGTTCCACAACGTGCTCACATACCTGACCAGCATCCCCAG TCTGTCTGCGGCAGGAGTGGGTTTTATCCTGGTGATTGACCGGCGGCAGGACCGATGGGCGGCCGTCAAGGGGACCCTGCTCCGCATTGCA ggtTCGTTCCCAGGGAACCTGCAGTTAGTTCTGGTATTGAGGCCCACCACCTTATTCCAGAGGACACTCTCAGACATCTTGTTCAAGTTCAACAAGGATGAGTTCAAGATGAAGGTGCCG ATGATTATGCTGAGTTCTGTGACTGAGCTCCACTCCTACATAGACCGGACACAACTGACTACTGAGTTGGGAGGAACCCAGGAGTACTGCCACGAGAAGTGGATCTCACACCGTACC GCCATTGAGGGCTTTGCTCTGATGGTAAAGAGAACAGCTCAGATCCTGCAGTCGTTTGGGACAGAGCTAGCAGAGACCGAACTACCCAATGACATCCAGGCTACCAGCAACCTACTGGGGACACACATCAACAAGAAAAGCAAGATGAAG GAGGATCTGCTGGTGGCTTTAGGACAGGGCAGCAGACTGTTGGAGAGTATTAATGAGCCAGTGGTGAGAGACCCAGACCACAACATGAACCAGGACGAACTGGAGAACCTGGCCACCGTACAGAG ACTGCTTTCCCAGTTGAATGAGACAGAACGGGCATTTGATGAGTTCTGGGAGAGACATAAGACCAAGCTGGAGCAATGTCTGCTACTCCGTCACTTTGAACACAACTACAGAGAG GTGAGGTGTCTGCTGGACCAGGTGGCAGAGAGATTGACAGCTTTCTCGGAGGTGGGGATAAGCCCAGCCCACGCTGATCACATCTTCCGCGAGCTGAGCAGCCACGAGGAGAGAGTCTGT GAGGTACTGGACCGAGCCCAGGCTCTGGCCCGTGAGGGTGACGAGTTGATTCATAACACCCACTATGCTGAGGACTCCATCCAGCCCAAATGCATTGAGCTCCGAGCCGTGAACGAGGAACTGAGCACTTACCTGAGAGCAAAGAAAGACCACTTACTCAGAGCTATAGAGCTGCACCACAGcctggagagg gcTGCTAAGTGGTGTGATGATGGCATCTACCTGCTGGCCTCTCAGCCCGTGGACAAGTGTCAGTCACATGACGGGGCGGAGTCAGCGCTGCAGGAGATTGAGCGATACCTGGATACAGCAGGACAGAACAAACTGACTGATCCTAGTGCCATCTGCAGGGACTACGAAACAGTGCTCAACCTGGAGTTCAGA gaCCAAGTGGAGAAGGTGTTCCAGAAGCAGGTGTCCATGCAGGAGATGTTTGAGAAGAGGAGGGTCAGTCTGAAGAAGCTAGCAGCCAAACACACCAGGCCAGTCCAGCCTGTGGCCCCAAGGCCTGAAGCCATCAAGTCCCCACTGTCCTCGCCAG CAAAGAGAGTGCTGGAGAAGAGCTGCTCAGAGGGAGACTCTGTGAACAGGGTCAGCTGTAGAAAA GTGGAGGGCCAGCTACAGAGCAACAGAAGTGCCTCTATGTCAGAGGAGGACGAGAACCTGGCCATCCTCAGAAA ACATGTAATGAATGAGCTGCTGGAGACAGAGAGGGCATACGTGGAGGAACTGCTCTGTGTTCTACAG GGCTATGCCTCAGAGATGGACAACCCAGCCATGGCCAGTCTCATGCCCATTCCTCTGCAAAACAAGAAAGATGTGCTGTTTGGCAACATGCCAGAGATCTACCACTTCCACAAGAG GACCTTTCTGAGGGAGTTGGAAGAGTACGAAGACTGCCCGGAACTTGTGGGTCGGTGTTTTCTGGAGAGG ATGACAGACCTGCAGATCTATGAGAAGTATTGTCAGAATAAACCTCGCTCTGAGAGCTTGTGGAGACAGTGCTCCGACTGCTCCTTCTTCCAg GAGTGTCAGAAGAAGCTGGAACATAAACTGGGTTTGGACTCCTATCTCCTGAAACCGGTCCAGAGGATCACCAAATACCAGCTCCTGTTGAAG GAGCTGCTGAAGTACAGTAAGGGCTGTGAGGGGTCAGAAGACCTGCAGGAGGCGCTCACCTCCATCCTGGGCATCCTGAAGGCTGTCAACGACTCCATGCACCTCATCGCTATCACTGGATACGAT GGTAACATGGGCGACCTGGGACGGCTGCTGATGCAGGGGTCATTCAGTGTGTGGACAGAACACAAGAAAGGTCATGCCAAGGTCAAGGACCTGGCCCGCTTTAAGCCCATGCAGAGACACCTGTTCCTGCATGAGAAGGCCCTGCTCTTCTGTAAGAGACGGGAGGAGAACGGGGAGGGCTACGAGAAAGCCCCCTCCTACAGCTTCAAACAGTCCCTCAac ATGAGTGCTGTGGGCATCACTGAGAACGCCAAAGGTGACAACAAGAAGTTTGAGGTCTGGTGCAACTCACGGGAGGAGGTGTACATCGTTCAG GCCCCAACGTCTGAGGTAAAAACAACGTGGGTGAAGGAGATCCGGAAGGTTCTGACAACGCAGCTGGAAGCCTACAGAG AAGCCAGTCAACAGAGGCCGTCAGACGGACTGTTCCAGTTCCCCTCTGGTGCTGGAGCACCTGTCAGCCTCAG tccatttagaagaggggagaggagcatGAAGGAGAAGAAGGGAGAACCCAGCAGCCCTGACGCTAACTCCTGCTCCTTCCCAAAGACCAAAG AAGAAGCAGCGACCAGTCCTACCTCAGACAGAGCAGCTGTGGCTAAAAAGCGTTTTACCTTGCAGGGCTTCAGCAACTTCAACAAAG ACCTCTCGCCTCCTGACAATAAAAGCTTAACTTTACCCAGGATTCCCTTCTCTCCATCAG GATCTCCCACAAGCCCTGACCATAAAACCAAACGTCATGAGATAAAGAGTGATCCTACTCCGTTCGGCTTTAAAG ACCCAGGCCCTCACGCTCACCTCCACCTGGGCAGAGTCAGGTGGTTCAGCACCTCGAGTCTCTTACAGGCCAAGAGGAGAG GATGGACCAAGGGCTCTCTCTCATTGGACGCCAATGAGGAGAATGATGGCTACTCTAGCCCTGAAGAGCCCCTGAACTCAGACCCCGAGGACGAGGAGGGAAAGAaacta TGTGCAGGGAAGTACACAGTGGTGTCTGACTATGAGAAGGGAGAAGGCCAGGACCTGTCAGTCAAGAGTGGTGAAACGGTGCAGCTGATCAAGGAGGGAGATGACGGACAGTG gttTGTGAAGAACTTGAAGACCAAGCAGGAGGGCTGGGTGGCTGCAGCCAACATTCTCACCCTGATTGGAGAGTCCAAGTCCTGCCAGTCTCTCACCAGCTCAG AGGGCAGTGGCTCAGGGAACCTCAGCACTTCATCCAGCTGCTGTGAGACTTACACCAGCTTCTCTGACATCAAGCCCTGA